One stretch of Bradyrhizobium canariense DNA includes these proteins:
- a CDS encoding ABC transporter ATP-binding protein produces MTALLETRGVWQRFGGLVANSDVSISVGRGEIVGLIGPNGAGKSTLFNLIAGVLPPTQGSIFFDGEDVTTLPAAERCQRGIGRTFQVVKSFETMTVIDNVIVGALIRTTVMREARRKAHEVLEFAGLAARANVLASDLVPSEKRRLEVARALATEPKLLLLDEVLTGLTPTEAQTGVELVRRVRATGVTVLMVEHVMEIVMPLVDRAIVLDLGKVLVEGKPADIVRDPKVISAYLGDRHAVGA; encoded by the coding sequence ATGACGGCGCTGCTCGAAACCCGCGGCGTCTGGCAACGGTTCGGTGGTCTGGTCGCCAACAGCGATGTTTCGATTTCGGTCGGACGCGGCGAGATCGTCGGACTGATCGGTCCGAATGGCGCCGGCAAGTCGACGCTGTTCAACCTGATCGCCGGCGTGCTGCCGCCGACCCAGGGTTCGATATTTTTCGATGGTGAAGACGTCACCACGCTGCCGGCGGCGGAGCGCTGCCAGCGCGGCATCGGGCGCACTTTCCAGGTCGTGAAAAGCTTCGAGACCATGACCGTGATCGACAACGTCATCGTCGGCGCGCTGATCCGCACCACCGTGATGCGCGAGGCGCGCCGCAAGGCCCATGAGGTGCTGGAATTTGCCGGCCTTGCCGCCCGTGCCAATGTGCTCGCCAGCGATCTGGTCCCGTCTGAAAAGCGGCGGCTCGAAGTCGCCCGCGCGCTTGCGACCGAGCCCAAACTGCTGCTGCTGGATGAAGTCCTCACCGGCCTGACCCCGACCGAGGCGCAAACCGGCGTCGAACTGGTGCGTCGGGTTCGCGCGACCGGCGTTACCGTGCTCATGGTCGAGCATGTCATGGAGATCGTGATGCCGCTGGTCGACCGCGCCATCGTGCTCGATCTCGGCAAGGTGCTGGTCGAGGGCAAGCCGGCCGACATCGTCCGCGATCCGAAAGTCATCAGCGCCTACCTTGGGGATCGTCATGCTGTCGGTGCATGA
- a CDS encoding methyl-accepting chemotaxis protein — MFAKFSIRAKITAVVAFLLLALAGMGLLAVRNMRAINANTVDITTNWLPSVRVLGDLRAGVITYRNVIREHLLAETLEEKEAAEKTLAGVVEGNNKIRQTYEPMITTPEERALYNQWSQTWDDYKKGTEEVMALSRKEAGKVPHESHELNSKTVNKLSLAADEILKKDIDLNNSGADKVANDAADTYASAFAMLAVILGFAVIVGGAVGVYLIRDVSSGIASIVKPMQALGKGDLTAQVPHQGEKTEIGAMADTLQVFKEALVAKKAADEAAAQDAEAKIERGRRVDNITREFESMIGEIVNTVSSASSQLESSAGTLSSTAERSQRLATTVAAASEEASTNVQSVASATEELSSSVNEISRQVQESARMATEAVGQARRTNDRVSELSKAAARIGDVVELINTIAGQTNLLALNATIEAARAGEAGRGFAVVASEVKALAEQTAKATGEIGQQITGIQAATQESVGAIKEISGTIEKLSEISSTIAAAVEEQGAATQEISRNVQQAAQGTQQVSSNITDVERGASETGSASSQVLSAAKMLSGDSSRLKTEVSKFLTSVRAA; from the coding sequence ATGTTCGCCAAGTTCTCGATCCGCGCCAAGATCACGGCCGTCGTAGCCTTCCTGCTCCTCGCGCTGGCCGGTATGGGCCTGCTCGCCGTCAGGAATATGCGGGCGATAAACGCCAATACCGTCGATATCACGACGAACTGGCTGCCGAGCGTCCGTGTGCTGGGCGATCTGCGTGCAGGTGTCATCACCTATCGCAACGTGATCCGGGAGCACCTGCTCGCAGAGACGTTGGAGGAAAAGGAAGCAGCCGAAAAGACTCTGGCTGGTGTTGTCGAGGGTAACAACAAGATTCGCCAGACCTATGAGCCAATGATTACGACTCCGGAGGAACGCGCGCTCTACAACCAATGGTCGCAAACCTGGGACGACTACAAGAAGGGCACCGAGGAAGTCATGGCGCTTTCCCGCAAAGAGGCCGGGAAGGTCCCCCATGAATCTCACGAGTTGAATTCGAAAACCGTGAACAAGCTTTCGCTCGCGGCCGACGAAATCCTGAAGAAGGATATCGATCTCAATAATTCGGGCGCCGACAAGGTAGCCAACGACGCGGCCGACACCTATGCCTCGGCCTTTGCAATGCTGGCGGTCATACTCGGCTTCGCGGTCATCGTCGGTGGCGCCGTCGGCGTTTATCTGATCCGCGACGTCTCCAGCGGTATCGCCTCCATCGTGAAGCCGATGCAGGCGCTGGGTAAAGGCGATTTGACCGCGCAAGTGCCGCATCAGGGCGAGAAAACCGAAATCGGCGCCATGGCGGATACCCTGCAGGTGTTCAAGGAAGCGTTGGTCGCGAAGAAAGCCGCCGATGAAGCGGCCGCGCAAGACGCGGAAGCCAAGATCGAGCGTGGCCGTCGGGTCGACAACATCACCCGCGAGTTCGAATCGATGATTGGCGAGATCGTCAATACCGTATCCTCGGCCTCCTCCCAGCTTGAGTCCTCGGCCGGCACCCTGTCATCGACCGCGGAGCGTTCGCAGCGGTTGGCGACGACGGTCGCGGCAGCCTCCGAAGAAGCGTCCACCAATGTTCAGTCGGTGGCGTCAGCCACGGAAGAATTGTCGTCCTCCGTCAACGAGATCAGCCGTCAGGTCCAGGAATCGGCGCGGATGGCCACCGAGGCCGTTGGACAGGCACGCAGGACCAACGACCGCGTCAGTGAATTGTCGAAGGCCGCAGCTCGCATCGGCGATGTGGTCGAACTGATCAACACCATCGCGGGACAGACCAATCTGCTAGCGCTGAACGCCACCATCGAGGCGGCACGCGCCGGCGAGGCCGGTCGCGGCTTCGCCGTCGTGGCGTCCGAGGTGAAGGCACTGGCGGAACAGACCGCGAAAGCCACCGGCGAGATCGGCCAGCAGATTACCGGCATCCAGGCCGCGACCCAGGAATCGGTCGGCGCGATCAAGGAAATCAGCGGCACCATCGAAAAACTGTCAGAAATATCCTCGACCATTGCCGCGGCGGTGGAAGAGCAGGGCGCAGCGACCCAGGAAATCTCCCGCAACGTGCAGCAGGCGGCGCAGGGCACGCAGCAGGTGTCATCCAACATCACCGACGTGGAGCGTGGCGCCAGCGAGACCGGTTCAGCCTCCTCGCAGGTCCTGTCGGCGGCAAAAATGCTCTCCGGCGACAGCAGCCGCCTCAAGACCGAGGTCAGCAAGTTCCTCACCTCGGTCCGGGCGGCCTGA
- a CDS encoding efflux RND transporter permease subunit, with translation MIALVRIALSRPYTFVVLALLLLIIGPLAALRTPTDIFPDIRIPVIGVVWQYTGLPPDQMSGRITSPFERALTTTVNDIEHIVANSYNGVGIIKIFFQPNVDIRTANAQVTAISQTLLKQMPPGATPPLILNYSASTVPIIQVALSGEGLTEQNLADIGINQLRTPLVTVPGAAIPYPFGGKQRQVQIDLNLPALQSLGLSGQDVSNALAAQNLITPVGTQKIGGFEYNVLLNNSPLKMEDLGNLPIKAVNGAMVYVHDVATVRDGNPPQTNIVHVDGNRSVLMMVLKAGSTSTLDIIAGIKRKVIEVKDSLPDALKIGFIGDQSLFVRGAITGVAYEGIIAALLTSVMILLFLGSWRSTIIIATSIPLAVLGAIVMLSAIGETLNIMTLGGLALAVGILVDDATVTIENINYHLEQGKPVERSIMDGANQIVTPAFVSLLCICIVFVPMFFLQGVARFLFVPMAEAVMFAMIWSFILSRTLVPTMAKYLLQPHTHLGEGEERPRSRNPLVRFQRAFETHFERVRGGYRDLLSMAMQRRPIFVIGFLGFVAVSFLLVPFLGRNFFPSVDAGSILMHARAQIGTRVEETANQFADVQKAIRKIIPPGEIETLADNIGMPISGINMTYNNTGVIGPQDGDIQIKLKEGHRPTEEYVQALREQLPNAFPGMTFAFLPADIVSQILNFGAPAPIDLQVRGADVNASFAYANKLLSRIRRIPGVADARIQQSPNNPTLNIDVDRTRAQYVGLTERDVTNSLVVNLAGSAQIAPTYYLNPDNGVSYSIVMQTPQYQIDSLGALQTLPITAGSTNAPILGGIANITRSTSSAVVSQYDIQPMVQIYATPQGRDLGAVAADIKTAIADTAQDVPKGSSVVLLGQVQTMNSAFSGLLFGLLAAIVLIYFLIVVNFQSWSDPFVIITALPAALAGIVWMLFSTRTTLSVPALTGAIMCMGVATANSVLVISFARERYEEIGDPIAAAIEAGFVRFRPVLMTALAMIIGMTPMALGLGEGGEQNAPLGRAVIGGLIFATIATLMFVPVVFSMVHKMQGAKAAASPEKPHAH, from the coding sequence ATGATTGCACTGGTCCGCATCGCGCTGAGCCGGCCGTATACCTTTGTCGTGCTCGCGCTGCTTCTTTTGATCATCGGACCGCTGGCGGCGCTGCGCACGCCGACCGACATCTTTCCGGACATCCGCATCCCCGTCATCGGAGTGGTCTGGCAGTATACCGGCCTGCCGCCGGATCAGATGTCTGGCCGTATCACTTCGCCGTTCGAGCGGGCGCTGACGACGACGGTCAACGATATCGAGCACATCGTTGCCAATTCCTACAATGGCGTCGGCATCATCAAGATCTTCTTCCAGCCGAACGTGGATATCCGGACCGCCAATGCCCAGGTCACCGCGATTTCACAAACGCTGCTCAAGCAGATGCCGCCGGGCGCGACGCCGCCGCTGATCCTCAACTACAGTGCGTCGACGGTTCCGATCATCCAGGTCGCGCTGTCGGGTGAGGGCCTGACCGAACAGAACCTCGCCGATATCGGCATCAACCAGCTGCGGACGCCGCTGGTCACCGTGCCCGGAGCCGCGATTCCTTACCCATTCGGCGGCAAGCAGCGCCAGGTGCAGATCGACCTCAATCTGCCGGCGCTGCAGTCCCTTGGATTGTCCGGGCAGGACGTATCCAACGCCCTCGCAGCGCAGAACCTGATCACGCCGGTCGGTACGCAGAAGATCGGCGGATTTGAATACAACGTCCTGCTCAACAACTCGCCGCTCAAGATGGAAGACCTCGGCAATTTGCCGATCAAGGCCGTGAACGGTGCGATGGTTTACGTTCATGACGTCGCGACCGTGCGCGACGGCAACCCGCCGCAGACCAACATCGTTCACGTCGACGGTAACCGCTCGGTTCTGATGATGGTGCTGAAGGCCGGTTCGACCTCGACCCTGGACATCATCGCCGGCATCAAACGGAAGGTCATCGAGGTCAAGGATTCGCTTCCCGACGCGCTCAAGATCGGGTTCATCGGCGACCAGTCGCTGTTTGTGCGTGGCGCGATCACCGGCGTTGCCTATGAAGGCATCATCGCCGCCTTGCTGACCAGCGTCATGATCCTGCTGTTTCTCGGCAGCTGGCGCTCGACGATTATTATCGCCACCTCGATACCGCTGGCGGTGCTCGGCGCGATCGTAATGCTGTCGGCGATCGGTGAAACCCTCAACATCATGACACTGGGCGGGCTGGCGCTCGCGGTCGGCATCCTTGTCGACGACGCGACGGTGACGATCGAAAACATCAATTACCATCTGGAGCAGGGCAAGCCGGTCGAGCGCTCGATCATGGACGGCGCCAATCAGATCGTGACGCCGGCCTTTGTTTCGCTGCTCTGCATCTGCATCGTGTTCGTGCCGATGTTCTTCCTGCAGGGGGTTGCGCGCTTCCTGTTTGTGCCGATGGCCGAAGCCGTGATGTTCGCGATGATCTGGTCGTTCATCCTGTCGCGGACGCTGGTGCCGACCATGGCGAAATATCTGTTGCAACCGCACACGCATCTCGGCGAAGGCGAGGAGCGGCCACGGTCACGCAACCCGCTGGTCCGGTTTCAGCGCGCTTTCGAAACGCACTTCGAGCGCGTGCGCGGCGGCTATCGCGATTTGCTGTCGATGGCGATGCAACGGCGGCCGATTTTCGTGATCGGATTTCTCGGCTTCGTCGCCGTTTCATTCCTGCTGGTGCCGTTTCTCGGCAGGAATTTCTTTCCGTCGGTTGATGCAGGCTCGATCCTGATGCACGCGCGCGCCCAGATCGGCACCCGGGTCGAGGAAACCGCCAATCAATTTGCCGATGTTCAGAAGGCGATCCGCAAGATCATTCCGCCAGGGGAAATCGAAACGCTGGCCGACAACATCGGCATGCCGATCAGCGGCATCAACATGACCTATAACAATACCGGCGTGATCGGTCCGCAGGACGGCGATATCCAGATCAAGTTGAAAGAGGGCCACCGGCCGACCGAAGAATACGTTCAGGCCCTGCGCGAGCAGCTGCCGAACGCCTTTCCAGGCATGACGTTCGCGTTTCTGCCGGCCGACATCGTCAGCCAGATTCTCAATTTCGGCGCGCCGGCGCCGATCGACCTTCAGGTCCGTGGCGCCGATGTCAACGCGAGTTTCGCCTACGCCAACAAACTGCTCAGCCGGATTCGCCGGATACCTGGCGTTGCCGATGCGCGCATCCAGCAATCGCCCAACAATCCGACCCTCAACATCGATGTCGATCGGACTCGTGCGCAATATGTCGGCCTGACCGAGCGCGACGTCACCAACAGCCTGGTGGTCAACCTGGCGGGAAGCGCGCAGATCGCGCCGACCTACTACCTCAATCCGGACAACGGCGTGTCATATTCGATCGTCATGCAGACCCCGCAATACCAGATCGATTCATTGGGGGCGCTTCAGACATTGCCGATTACCGCTGGCAGCACGAACGCGCCGATCCTTGGCGGCATCGCCAACATCACGCGATCGACATCGAGCGCGGTTGTCTCTCAATACGACATCCAGCCGATGGTGCAGATCTACGCGACGCCGCAAGGGCGCGATCTCGGCGCGGTAGCCGCGGACATCAAGACCGCGATCGCCGATACCGCGCAGGACGTGCCCAAAGGCAGTTCGGTGGTTCTGCTCGGCCAGGTTCAGACCATGAACAGCGCGTTTTCCGGGCTGTTGTTCGGTCTATTGGCGGCCATCGTTCTGATCTATTTCCTGATCGTCGTGAACTTCCAGTCGTGGTCCGACCCGTTCGTGATCATCACGGCGCTGCCGGCGGCGCTGGCCGGCATTGTCTGGATGCTGTTCTCGACCCGGACCACGCTGTCGGTTCCGGCGCTGACTGGCGCGATTATGTGCATGGGCGTCGCGACCGCGAACAGCGTGCTGGTGATCAGCTTTGCCCGTGAACGCTACGAAGAAATCGGCGATCCCATTGCCGCGGCGATCGAGGCCGGGTTCGTGCGCTTTCGCCCGGTGCTGATGACGGCGCTCGCCATGATCATCGGTATGACGCCGATGGCGCTTGGCCTCGGCGAGGGCGGCGAACAGAACGCGCCGCTCGGGCGTGCGGTGATCGGGGGGCTGATCTTCGCCACCATCGCCACGCTGATGTTTGTTCCCGTGGTGTTTAGTATGGTACACAAAATGCAAGGCGCCAAAGCCGCCGCCTCACCGGAGAAACCACATGCCCACTGA
- the ltnD gene encoding L-threonate dehydrogenase, whose product MPESVKPRVAVIGLGSMGFGMATSLRRAGFDVAGCDVSADAVARFVADGGRGGKTPADAAKQADIVVSVVVNAAQTETILFGKDGVAETLAKDAVFISSATMDPDVARRLAKQLEATGRHYLDAPISGGAQRAAQGELTILASGSPTAFAKARPALDAMAAKLYELGDAAGQGAAFKMINQLLAGVHIAAASEAITFAAKQGLDIRKVYEVITASAGNSWMFENRMPHVLDGDYTPRSAVEIFVKDLGIIQDMARTAKFPVPVAAAALQMFLMTAASGMGRDDDASVARMYARVTGTALPGEPK is encoded by the coding sequence ATGCCTGAATCCGTAAAACCACGCGTCGCCGTCATCGGGCTGGGCTCGATGGGTTTTGGCATGGCGACCTCGTTGCGGCGTGCGGGTTTTGACGTTGCCGGCTGCGACGTTTCGGCAGACGCCGTGGCGCGATTCGTGGCCGACGGCGGGCGGGGCGGAAAGACCCCGGCGGACGCCGCCAAACAGGCTGACATTGTGGTCAGCGTGGTCGTCAACGCCGCGCAGACCGAAACCATCCTGTTCGGCAAAGATGGCGTGGCCGAAACGCTGGCCAAGGATGCGGTTTTTATCTCCTCTGCCACCATGGATCCCGATGTGGCGCGGCGGCTCGCGAAACAACTGGAGGCGACCGGCCGGCACTATCTCGACGCACCGATCAGCGGCGGAGCGCAGCGCGCGGCGCAGGGTGAACTCACCATCCTGGCGTCGGGCAGTCCCACGGCTTTCGCCAAGGCGCGGCCCGCGCTCGATGCGATGGCGGCGAAGCTTTACGAACTCGGTGATGCCGCTGGCCAAGGCGCCGCGTTCAAGATGATCAACCAGTTGCTCGCCGGCGTGCATATCGCGGCCGCCTCCGAAGCGATCACGTTCGCCGCCAAGCAGGGGCTCGATATCCGGAAAGTCTATGAGGTGATCACGGCGTCTGCCGGCAATTCCTGGATGTTCGAGAACCGCATGCCGCACGTGCTCGACGGCGATTATACCCCGCGCAGCGCGGTGGAGATTTTCGTCAAGGACCTCGGCATCATCCAGGACATGGCGCGCACGGCAAAATTTCCGGTACCGGTGGCGGCTGCGGCGCTACAGATGTTCTTGATGACGGCGGCTTCCGGCATGGGCCGCGATGACGATGCTTCGGTCGCGCGGATGTATGCGCGCGTCACCGGCACGGCTTTGCCGGGCGAACCGAAATAA
- a CDS encoding ABC transporter ATP-binding protein → MLSVHEITTAYQGLVAISAVSIEVEKGEIVCVAGANGAGKSTLLKSIAGAERPRSGTITFDGARLDGLAQHVITARGIAYVPENRRLFPRLSVHDNLRLGSYMYRSQADRDAPLELVFQLFPRLSERLEQRAETLSGGEQQMLAIGRALMTRPRLLMLDEPSQGIMPKLVDEIFAAVKRIRDAGMTVLIVEQRMAECLDIADRAYILQTGRVLMQGAAAEIKGNPDVRKAYLGL, encoded by the coding sequence ATGCTGTCGGTGCATGAAATCACCACGGCCTATCAGGGCTTGGTAGCGATCTCGGCCGTCAGCATCGAGGTCGAGAAGGGCGAGATCGTCTGCGTTGCCGGGGCCAATGGCGCCGGCAAATCGACGCTTTTGAAATCCATCGCCGGCGCCGAGCGTCCGCGCTCCGGCACGATTACCTTTGATGGCGCGCGTCTCGACGGCCTGGCACAACATGTCATCACCGCGCGCGGCATTGCCTATGTGCCGGAAAATCGCAGGCTGTTTCCGCGGCTGTCGGTGCACGACAATCTGCGTCTCGGCAGTTACATGTATCGCAGCCAGGCCGATCGCGACGCGCCGCTGGAACTGGTGTTCCAACTGTTTCCGCGGTTGTCCGAACGCCTCGAGCAGCGCGCCGAAACGCTGAGCGGCGGCGAGCAGCAGATGCTGGCGATTGGGCGGGCGTTGATGACGCGCCCGCGGCTGTTGATGCTGGACGAGCCGTCGCAGGGTATCATGCCGAAGCTGGTTGATGAAATCTTCGCTGCGGTAAAGCGCATCCGCGACGCCGGCATGACCGTGCTGATCGTCGAGCAGCGAATGGCGGAGTGCCTCGACATCGCCGACCGCGCCTATATTTTACAGACCGGCCGCGTGCTGATGCAGGGCGCCGCGGCTGAGATCAAAGGCAATCCCGATGTGCGCAAGGCGTATCTGGGGCTGTGA
- a CDS encoding aldolase yields the protein MTETMVREEICRLGRSLFERGLTPGSSGNISVKLDDGGWLVTPTNASLGWLDPARLSRLGADGRLISGDAPTKEVPLHTALYQTRGAARAVVHLHSTHSVALSMLPEIDPRAALPPMTPYYLMKCGLTALVPYYRPGDPAVADAIKGLAGKYTSVLLANHGPVVSGDTLEAAVFAMEELEETAKLYLLLRGLNPRYLTPAQVADLSRTFGLALPAHGHDHA from the coding sequence ATGACCGAAACGATGGTCCGCGAGGAAATCTGCCGCCTCGGCCGCTCGCTGTTCGAGCGCGGACTGACGCCGGGCTCGTCGGGCAACATCAGTGTGAAGCTCGATGATGGCGGCTGGCTGGTGACGCCGACCAATGCCTCGCTCGGTTGGCTGGACCCGGCGCGGCTGTCGCGGCTCGGCGCCGACGGACGGCTCATCTCCGGCGATGCACCGACCAAGGAAGTGCCGCTGCATACCGCGCTCTACCAGACGCGCGGCGCTGCGCGCGCGGTTGTTCACCTGCATTCGACCCATTCGGTGGCGCTTTCGATGCTGCCGGAGATCGATCCGCGCGCCGCGCTGCCGCCCATGACGCCGTATTATCTGATGAAATGCGGGCTGACCGCACTGGTCCCGTATTATCGTCCCGGCGATCCCGCGGTCGCCGATGCGATCAAGGGGCTTGCCGGAAAATACACATCCGTGCTGCTCGCCAATCACGGCCCGGTGGTGTCGGGCGATACGCTGGAAGCGGCGGTGTTTGCGATGGAAGAGCTGGAAGAAACCGCAAAGCTCTATTTGCTGCTGCGCGGGCTCAACCCGCGCTACCTGACGCCGGCACAGGTCGCGGATTTGTCCAGGACCTTTGGGCTGGCGTTGCCGGCGCATGGGCACGATCATGCATAG
- the otnI gene encoding 2-oxo-tetronate isomerase: MPRFAANLSMMFNEVPFLDRFDAAAKAGFTAVEFLFPYEHPAEQVGERLHRNGLTQALFNLPPGNWAAGEKGFAALPDRFADLQQSLHTALPYAKATGVKRLHLMAGIASRDDRKAVEAFYKSVAWAAEFFGPHGIDVVLEPINPRNVPGYFLNDFAFARDLIDELKIPNLKLQFDIYHCQIIHGDVTMRLREMMPITGHIQIASIPSRNEPDGEELNYPFLFGELDRLGYKGFVGCEYNPRGKTSDGLGWFKPYAGVKP; this comes from the coding sequence ATGCCCCGTTTCGCCGCCAATCTTTCCATGATGTTCAACGAAGTCCCGTTCCTCGACCGGTTCGATGCGGCGGCGAAAGCGGGTTTCACCGCCGTTGAATTCCTGTTTCCCTATGAACATCCGGCCGAACAGGTCGGCGAGCGGCTGCATCGCAACGGCCTGACGCAGGCGCTGTTCAATCTGCCGCCGGGCAATTGGGCAGCCGGCGAAAAAGGCTTTGCGGCGCTGCCGGACCGTTTTGCCGACCTGCAGCAAAGCCTGCACACCGCGTTGCCCTATGCCAAGGCGACCGGCGTCAAGCGCCTGCATCTGATGGCGGGGATTGCCAGCCGCGACGATCGAAAGGCGGTAGAGGCGTTCTACAAATCCGTGGCTTGGGCCGCCGAGTTCTTTGGCCCCCATGGCATCGACGTGGTGCTCGAGCCGATCAACCCGCGTAACGTGCCCGGCTACTTCCTCAACGATTTTGCGTTTGCACGCGACCTGATCGACGAGCTGAAGATCCCCAATCTGAAGCTGCAGTTCGACATCTATCATTGCCAGATCATCCATGGCGACGTGACCATGCGGCTGCGTGAGATGATGCCGATAACGGGCCATATCCAGATTGCGAGCATTCCCTCGCGCAACGAGCCCGATGGGGAGGAATTGAATTATCCGTTCCTGTTCGGCGAACTCGATCGGCTCGGCTACAAGGGTTTTGTCGGCTGCGAATATAACCCGCGCGGCAAGACGTCAGACGGTCTCGGCTGGTTCAAACCCTACGCCGGAGTGAAGCCGTGA
- the otnK gene encoding 3-oxo-tetronate kinase, with translation MTSALSLGCIADDYTGASDLANTLTRAGLRTVQTIGVPPDDLALPEVDAVVVSLKSRSIEAGLAVERSRASEKWLRGRGARHVLFKICSTFDSTDAGNIGPVMDALRRDSGDTIVLVTPAFPETGRTVYQGNLFVGAVPLNESPLKDHPLNPMHDSNLARVLARQSKTKIGLVNLAAVSRGPDAVRARLADLAGQGFGAAIVDAVFDRDLETIGAVALDHRLSVGASGIGLGLAHALVTSRKTKQNASNTLSDTPVGGPAVCLAGSCSQATLQQVANAEQAMPVLHLDPEQIISGKDESRRALAWAKDRIKDGPILIASSSTPEEVAALQSRHGRNATGHAIEQAMADIADGLVLAGVRRLVVAGGETSGAVVDRLGIPAFLVGAEIAAGVPVLRAVGAKAGEMLLALKSGNFGGPEFFSDALKLMR, from the coding sequence GTGACCTCTGCGTTGTCCCTGGGCTGCATCGCCGACGATTACACCGGTGCCTCCGACCTCGCCAACACGCTGACCCGTGCCGGATTGCGCACGGTGCAGACCATCGGGGTGCCCCCGGACGATCTGGCGCTGCCCGAAGTCGATGCCGTGGTGGTCTCGCTCAAGAGCCGCTCGATCGAGGCCGGCCTTGCGGTGGAGCGCTCGCGCGCCTCGGAAAAATGGCTGCGCGGGCGAGGCGCTCGTCATGTGCTGTTCAAGATCTGTTCGACCTTCGATTCCACCGATGCCGGCAATATCGGCCCGGTCATGGATGCGTTGCGCCGCGACTCCGGCGATACGATCGTGCTGGTGACGCCGGCCTTTCCGGAAACCGGCCGCACGGTCTATCAGGGTAACCTGTTCGTGGGCGCGGTGCCGCTGAACGAAAGTCCGCTCAAGGACCATCCGCTCAATCCGATGCACGATTCCAACCTGGCGCGGGTGCTGGCGCGCCAGAGCAAAACCAAAATCGGTCTCGTCAATCTCGCGGCAGTGTCGCGCGGACCGGATGCCGTCCGAGCACGGCTTGCCGATCTCGCCGGACAAGGTTTCGGCGCCGCGATTGTCGATGCGGTGTTCGATCGCGATCTGGAGACCATCGGCGCGGTGGCGCTGGATCATCGCCTGTCCGTTGGGGCGTCCGGCATCGGGCTTGGGCTTGCCCATGCGCTGGTGACGTCGCGAAAGACCAAGCAAAACGCGTCGAACACGCTGTCCGATACGCCGGTCGGCGGCCCTGCGGTATGTCTTGCCGGCAGTTGCTCACAGGCGACGCTGCAGCAGGTTGCCAACGCCGAGCAGGCCATGCCGGTGCTTCATCTCGATCCCGAGCAGATCATCTCGGGCAAGGACGAATCGCGTCGCGCGCTCGCCTGGGCCAAGGATCGAATCAAAGATGGTCCGATCCTGATCGCCAGCAGCTCGACGCCGGAGGAGGTCGCAGCCCTGCAGTCACGACATGGCCGCAATGCAACAGGGCATGCGATCGAACAGGCAATGGCCGATATCGCAGACGGGTTGGTGCTGGCGGGCGTGCGGCGGCTGGTTGTCGCCGGCGGCGAAACCTCCGGCGCGGTGGTGGATCGTCTGGGAATTCCGGCTTTTCTGGTCGGAGCGGAAATCGCCGCCGGTGTACCGGTGCTGCGCGCGGTCGGCGCGAAGGCAGGCGAGATGTTGCTTGCACTGAAATCAGGCAATTTCGGCGGACCGGAGTTTTTCTCCGACGCCCTCAAGCTGATGCGCTGA